The Pseudomonas nunensis genome includes the window CTTGCTGATCGGCAATCTCGTCGTCGCTCGGCACGGGTTCCTGAGGCAAAACTTGCGGTTCAGGCACCACCACTGGCTCGACCTGCAACTGTGGCACCGACGGTGCTTGCGGCGCAGATGGCGCCTGCACCGTCACCTGACGTTGTTCGTCCTGACGGGAAAACAGCATCGGCAAGAAAATCACTGCCAGCGCGATCAGCACCAGGGCACCGACCATGCGCTGTTTGTACGCCTTATCCAGCAAAGCCATTTGCCGCTTCCTCCGTGGAGCGCCGGGCCAGCCATTCAAGGGCCTCGGCAACACAATAAAATGATCCGAACAACAGAATCTCGTCGTCGCTCGTCGCCAGTGCGCACTGCCCTTCCAGGGCGGCCGCCACACTGCCATAGGACGTTACCGACGCGCCAAGGTTCTGCAAGGCCGCGTGTAAATCCGCAACCGGACGCGCCCGTGGAGAATCCAGCGGCGCGACAGCCCATGACTGGACACTAGCATTCAATTCGCCGACAACACCATCCAGATCCTTGTCCGCCAGCAATCCGAACACCGCCAGACGCTTGCCAACCGGTGGACGACTGGCCAGACGCCGGGCCAGATACTCTGCCGCATGCGGGTTGTGTCCCACATCCAGCAACACATTCAACTGCTTGCCCTGCCACTCGAACTGCCGGCGATCGAGACGACCGACGATTCGTGTAGCTTTCAACGCTTCAATAATCTGTGCATCGACCCACGGCAAACCGAGCAACAGATAAGCCTGCAGCGCCAGCGCCGCGTTTTCCATCGGCAGATCCAGCAACGGCAAGTCATGCAGCTCGACCACGCGCCCTTGAGCGTCGAGACCGCGCCATTGCCAGTTTTGATTGGTGATGCCGAGGTCGAAATCGCGCCCACGCAAGAAAAACGGGCAAGCCAGCTCGCGCGCTTTATCCAGCAAAGGTTGGGGAGGATTCAGATCGCCACACAGCGCAGGCGCGCCTTGGCGGAAAATGCCGGCCTTTTCGAAAGCCACGGACTCACGGGTATCACCCAGGTAATCGGCGTGATCGACGCCGATGCTGGTGACCAGCGCGATATCGGCATCCACCACGTTGACCGTGTCCAGACGCCCGCCCAGGCCGACTTCCAGCACCACGGCATCGAGACTGGCCTGTTGAAACAGCCAGAACGCCGCCAAGGTGCCCATTTCGAAGTAGGTCAGGGTCGTCTCGCCACGGCCAGCCTCGACTGCAGCAAAGGCTTCGCACAGCTCGACATCAGAAGCTTCGACACCGTTGACCTGCACCCGCTCGTTGTAACGCAGCAGGTGCGGAGAACTGTAGACACCAACGCTCAGGCCCTGCGCCCGCAGCAACGAAGCCACGAACGCACAGGTGGAACCCTTGCCGTTGGTGCCGGTGACCGTGATCACCCGAGGCGCCGGCTTGCCCAGTCCCATGCGGGACGCTACCTGTTGCGAGCGCTCCAGGCCCATGTCGATGGCCGAAGGGTGCAACTGCTCAAGGTAGGCGAGCCACTCGCCAAGGGTACGTTGGGTCATATGTTGGCAGGTACCGGCGGAACCACAATTGGCTCGATTGGCGCGGCGACGAATTTCGGCGTCGGCAGGCCCATCATTTGTGCCAGCAGGTTGCCCAGGCGCGGACGCAGTTCCTGACGGTGAATGATCATGTCGATCGCGCCGTGTTCCAGCAGGAACTCGCTGCGCTGGAAGCCTTCCGGCAGTTTTTCACGCACGGTCTGCTCGATTACGCGCGGACCGGCGAAGCCGATCAGGGCTTTCGGCTCACCGACGATCACGTCGCCAAGCATAGCCAGACTGGCGGAAACGCCGCCGTAGACCGGGTCGGTCAGTACCGAGATAAACGGAATGCCTTCTTCACGCAGACGCGCCAGTACCGCGGAGGTCTTGGCCATTTGCATCAGCGAGATCAGGGCTTCCTGCATCCGCGCACCACCGGAGGCGGCGAAGCAGATCATCGGGCATTTGTTTTCCAGCGCGTAGTTGGCGGCGCGAACGAAGCGCTCACCGACGATGGCGCCCATGGAACCACCCATGAAGGAGAATTCGAACGCCGAGACAACCACCGGCATGCCCAACAGGGTGCCGCTCATGGAGATCAGTGCGTCTTTTTCGCCAGTCGCCTTTTGCGCAGCGGTCAGGCGGTCCTTGTACTTCTTGCCGTCGCGGAATTTCAGACGGTCAACCGGCTCCAGGTCAGCGCCCAGTTCGGCACGGCCTTCAGCGTCGAGGAAGATGTCGATACGGGCGCGGGCGCCGATACGCATGTGGTGGTTGCACTTGGGGCAAACGTCCAGGGTCTTTTCCAGCTCTGGACGATACAGCACAGCCTCGCAAGACGGGCATTTGTGCCAAAGACCTTCAGGCACCGAGCTCTTCTTGACCTCGGAACGCATGATCGAAGGGATCAGTTTGTCTACTAACCAGTTGCTCATGCTTTCTTTCTCCAGTACCGGCGGCCCGAACGCTTTGGTTCGCAGCCCCGCGTATGCCCTTGAGCTAAATTCATGTGTGTGGCGATGATCAGCGGGTTGCCGGGTCAGCGAAACTGACCTGCGTACACCCCAAAAACCCTCAGCCGTGCCTGCTTTCGTGCAAGTGAAGTTATGGACGGCGGCAGTTAGCCAGCCGTCACATCACGTATTGCTTTGATAAATGCGCGGATCTTTGCGTGATCCTTGATGCCTTTGCTCGCCTCTACTCCACCGCTGACATCCACCGCATACGGCCGGACCCGGGCAATCGCCTCGGCAACGTTTTCAGGGTTGAGCCCGCCCGCGAGGATGATCGGCTTGCTCAAGCCTTGCGGTATCAATGACCAGTCGAACGCTTCGCCGGTTCCGCCCGGCACCCCTTCGACATAAGCATCAAGCAGGATACCGCTGGCACTCGGAAACGCATCGCATGCCGCCGCAATATCATCCCCGGCCTTGACCCGCAGAGCCTTGATGTACGGTCGATGCCAGCCTTCGCATTCTTCAGCGGTTTCGTCACCGTGGAACTGCAGCAGGTCCAGCGGCACCGCGTCGAGGATCTCTCCCAACTCGCAGCGACTGACATTGACGAACAAACCCACGGTGGTCACGAACGGCGGCAAGGCCTTGATAATCGACCTCGCCTGCTGAAACGTCACCGCCCGTGGGCTCTTGGCGTAAAACACAAACCCGATCGCATCGGCCCCGGCCTCGACTGCCGCCAGCGCATCTTCTATGCGGGTAATCCCACAAATCTTGCTGCGAACGGCTGACATGTCGATAAAACCCCAGGGCAAATCCGAGAAAGTCCCGGATGGTAACAAATGCGTTCGAGGGCGTCAGCCGTCAAGTTCGGCGAAACCGGTCAAGAAGTGCGGCCCAATGTAACGTTCGGGCAACTGGAACTCGTCGCGGTATTCCACCTGCACCAGATACAGGCCGTACGGGTGCGCCGTCACGCCGCCGGAACGGCGAATGCGGCTCTCCAGCACTTCTTTCATCCACTCCACCGGGCGCTCGCCGGAGCCAATGGTCATCAGTACCCCGGCGATGTTGCGCACCATGTGATGCAGGAAAGCGCTGGCGCGGATATCGAGCACGATCATCTTGCCGTGTCGCGTCACGCGCAGGTGGTGCAATTCCTTGATCGGCGACTTGGCCTGGCATTGCCCGGCGCGAAAGGCGCTGAAGTCGTGAGTGCCGACCAGGTACTGCGCGGCTTCAGCCATGCGCTCGACGTCCAGCGGACGATGGTTCCAAGTGATTTCTTCGTTCAGGTGCGCCGGGCGGATCTGATCGTTGTAGATCACGTAGCGATAGCGCCGGGCGATAGCCTTGAACCGCGCATGAAAATGCGCCGGCATGACCTGCGCCCAACTGACGCTGACGTCGTGGGGCAAATTGATGTTGGCGCCCATGACCCAGGCTTTCAGCGAGCGCTCGACCTGAGTGTCGAAATGCACCACTTGGCCGCAGGCATGCACGCCCGCATCGGTGCGCCCGGCGCAATGCAGCGACACTGGCGAATCGGCGACTTTGGACAGTGCATTTTCGAGGGTTTCCTGCACGGTCAGCACGCCAGAGGCCTGACGCTGCCAGCCGCGATAACGCGAGCCTTTGTATTCAACGCCCAATGCGACCCGGAAAAAGCCGTCGGCCGCCATTTCAGCAGCCGGATTATCTATATTTGCCAAGGGGTGACAGCCTGCTGATCTACGCAAAGGCGGGCATTATAAGGCCGCAGGTCGATGACGCCAGAGCTGTGTGGCGTTTGGACCATTGCATCGCTCCCGCCGACTTCGCTATATAGATGACTACACAACGAAAACATAAAACCGAGACCTGATGATGACCGCCACCCTCAAAGAAGCCGTAGGCCTGGCTTATAGCCTGGACGGCATGCTCCACGCCAAACGCAAGACCTGGGAAGCCATCGAAGAAATGGCCCGCCGCGTCAAACCCGGCATGCTGGAATCCGAAGCCCAGGCGATGAGCCTTGAAGTGCTGAACGAACTGGGCATGGACCGCATCTGGCACCCATCAAAGATTCGTTTCGGCGAAAACACCCTGAAAACCTTCAAGCAGCGCTCCGACGGCGATCCGGTGCTGGCGCAAAACGATATTTTCTTTATCGACCTCGGCGTGGTCTGGGATCGTCACGAAGGCGATTCAGGGGCGACCTTCACGGTCGGCGACGATCCCGAGATGAAGGCGTGTGCCGTGGCGGCGAAAACCCTGTTTGATCAGGTTCACGATTACTGGCGCACGCAACAGGTGGCCGGGCCTGAGTTGTATCGCTATGCCGATGAGCAAGCGACGGCGATGGGCTGGAAGTTGAACCTGGAGATCAAGGGGCATCGGGTCAGCGATTTCCCCCATGCGATTTACCGGGCGGGGGATTTGGGCAATTTCGAAGACTGCCCGAATGTCGGGTTGTGGATTCTGGAGATCCAGATTGCCCACCCTACCCGGCCGTTTGGTGCGTTTTATGAGGATTTGTTGGCCTGATTAGCGCAGTAGATCCCCTTGTGGGAGCGGGCTTGCTCGCGAATGCGGTGTGTCAGTCACCATCAATGCTGAATGACACACCGCATTCGCGAGCAAGCCCGCTCCCACAGGGGATTTGCGGTGATACAGAAACAAAAACGGCAGCCTCAATGGGCTGCCGTTTTGTTTACTGCCGATCTCGAATCAAGCCAGGCGCGAAAGCATTTCCTTGGCTTCGCTCTTCTGACCTGCATCACCCTCGGTCACGACTTCGTTGAGGATGTCGCGGGCGCCGTCGTTGTCGCCCATGTCGATGTAGGCCTGGGCCAGATCGAGTTTGGTGGCGACTTCATCGGTACCGGAGAGGAAATCGAATTCCGGCTCGTCAGCCACCGAGGCGGCCGCGTCTTCGGCGGTGAAGGTGGGCTCGTTGATGGTCTGGGACAGACGATCCAGCTCGGCGTTGACGTCATCCAGCTCAGCCGCGAACGCATCCTTGGGCTCAGGAACGTCCATTTCGTCAGCCAGGGACAGGTCGAAATCGGCCGGCAGCTCCAGGTCATCCAACGCCGCTTCGTTCACGGTTGGCGCATCGACAGGAGGCAGGTCTTTGACGCCTTCGTCCAGGTCCAGCAGGAAATCATCTTCGGCCAGGGTCGCTGGCGAAGCATCGCCACCGAGGTCCAGGTCCAGATCGAAGTCCGACAGGTCGTCGAGGTTTTCCTTGATGTCGGTCTGCTGCTGCAGCACCGACTCAAAGCTCAGGTCGTCGTCCAGCGGGAACTCGTCCAGTTCGGCCAAAGGTTCCGGCGCTGGCGTTGGAGCAACCACTGCCGGAGAGGCGTTTTCCAGATCATCCAGGCTCAAGTCGAACGCGCTGTCGAGATCATCTTCAGCGGCCGGAGTTGGCGCTTCAGGTTCATCCAGCAGCAGGTCTTTGACGTACTGGGCGTCCAGTTCGGCGGCGATAGCGGCGGCAGCGATGCCACCCGCCGCCGCGAGGGCCATGGCCGGGAAACGGCTTTTCAGCTGTTCGACCTGAGCGAAGTTATCGCCATTGGCCACCAGTTGGCGTTCCTGGGCGACGAACGCATCACGATCGCCTTGCTGACCGTAGACTTCCATCAGCTTCAGGCGCAGGTCGCTGCGTTGTGGTTCTTGCTTGATACCGTCTTCGAGCAACGCTGCTGCCTGGTTCAGGCGACCCGCGTTGATGTGAGACTGAGCGTGGCTCAGCACGTCGTCATTGCGCTCGGCGGCTGGCGAAACCAGCGGTGCGGCGATCGGCGGAGTGACGATAACCGGCGCAATTACCGGAGCCGGTGCTGGCGGAGGCACTGGCGCCCCTGGCTTAGTGAGCGTCACCGCTGGCGGCGGAACTTCAAGGCCTTCGAAGCTGCTTTCCGGCAAGTCTTGCTCGGTGGAAAACTCTTGCTCTTCAGCCAGGGCACGCGCCATGCGCAGGTGCTTTTCGGCTTCTTGCTGGGCTTTGCGGCGACGGGCCAGCAGCAACAGCAACAGCAGCAGGACGATGGCACCACCGCCCACCAGACCCAACAGGATCGGATTGGTCAGCAGGTCGTTGAACTTCTGGTTGTCGGACGCGGCAGGCGTCGATTCGACTGGGGTTTCAGCCGGGGCCGTTGTGGCCTCAGGTGCGGTGACAACAGGCGCAGGTGTAACCGGAGCCGTGGCGGTCGGTGCAGCTTCAGCCGGGGTTGCCGCCGGTGCAGGAGCAGGCGTCAGTTCCGCCGAGATCGACGGAGCAGCCGCCGTCGCCGCTGGAGCGGCCGGAGCAGCAGCGCCTTCAGCCTGCAACTTGGCCAGTTGATTGTTTTTCAGTTCGATCAGGCGTTGCAGCTTGTCCAGCTGACTTTGCAGATCGGTCATGCGGCTTTTCAGTTCAGCGTTGTCACGACGGGTCGTGTCGAGGCTTTCCTGGGTCACCGCCAGTTTGTTGCTCAAATTCTTCGCATCACCGGCGGCACCCTTGCGGCCCTTGCCGGATTCGGCAGACACCAGGCTCAGCTTGTCTTTCGCTGCCTGGGTCGGAGTGGCATCGGCACTTCCACGCTTGGTGGCATCGAGTTGCTGCTGGCCGGTGCCAGGCTTGGCCACATAGCGACGACCCTGGCGCCACGCGGTGTTCTGCGCGGCGACTTCAGCGATGGCCTTGGGTTGCGGCAGGCTGGTGCTTTGCACCTGATCCGGCATGCGCAGGACCTGGCCGGTTTTCAGCAAGTTGATGTTGCCGTTGATGAAGGCATCCGGGTTCAGCGCCTGGATGGCCAGCATGGTTTGCTGCACCGAGCCGCCATTGCGCGCCTTGGCCGCGATTTCCCACAGGGTATCGCGCGGCGTGGTGGTGTAGGTCGTTGGCTTGGTAGCACCGGTCATCGGCGCGGTCACTGCCTGGGACGGCGCAGGTTGGGCGGCGGCATCGGCAGTTTGCGGCGAGAATTTGGACGGATCGAGCAGCACGCTGTAATCGCGCAACAAGCGACCGTTAGGCCACATCACCTGAACCAGGAATTTCACCATCGGTTCGGAAAGCGGTTTGCTGGAGGTCACGCGCAGGATGCTTTTGCCGCTGGCGTTGAGCACCGGAGTGAAGGTCAGGTCGTTGAGAAACGCCTGGCGATCAACCCCGGCCTTGGCGAAATCTTCTGGCGAGGCCAGGCTCGGCACCACTTCGGCAGCGGTGAGGTCCTTGACGTCGAGCAGCTCGATTTCTGCGACCAGGGGCTGGTTCAGCGTCGATTTCAGGGTCAGTTCCCCGAGCCCGAGAGCATGCGCCATACCGGAGGACAGCGCCGAGGCGGCCGCTATTGCTAACACCAGTTTGCGAACTTGAACCATAGCCTCATCCTTTGTTTGAACATTCCTCGGCCAGCGAGAAGGTATTGAAAGTCGCTGCCGTAAGGCATTGCGCGCGGCGGCGAAGGGTCGTCGCGCGCGATCATTTCTTTGATGCCCCGGAAAGTCCCGTAGGGTGACTTGCCTTTAGCACTCCGGCCAAGCATAGCGCTCGGCTAGAATCATTCGACAAATTGTTGCCAAGTATCTTTTACAGCAGGTCTTTTATCAACAATTCAGCCACCTGCACAGCATTGAGCGCCGCGCCTTTGCGTACGTTATCTGACGTCAGCCACAAATTAAGTTCCGACAGGTCGTCGACACCGCTGCGTACCCGACCAACGTAGACCACATCCTGCCCGACCGCATCACCTACCGGTGTCGGGTAATCGCCGGCTTCCACCAGTTCGATACCCGGCGCGTCTTCCAGGGCGGCGTTGACTTTAGCCAGGTCCACAGCGCTCGATGACTGCAAGGTCACGCTAAAGCTATCGCCAAAAAACACCGGGGCTTGAATGCAAGTTGCGGAAATCTTTAATAAAGGTAGCGCCATGACCTGACGCAGCTCTCGCACCAGGCGCTTTTCCAGCAGCGTATGACCTTGCTCGTCAGGTTTGCCGACCTGGGCCAGCAGGTTGAACGCCATCTGCCGATCGAAGAATGTCGGCTCCAGCGGACGCACGTTGAGCAGCTCGGCGGTCTGCCGGGCCAGTTCGGTCACGGCTTCGCGGCCTTGGGCGGAAACGGCCAGGCTGGCGGTCACGTTGACCCATTGCAGGTCGATCACGTCGAGCAACGGCGCGAGCACCACGGCCAGTGTGGTGGCCGACGGGCTCGGGCTGCTGACCTGGAATGGCTTTTTCAGACCGGCCAGTACCTGGGCGTTGGCTTCCGGCACGATTTGCGGCGCTTCATCGGCCGACAGTGCGCCGGACAGGTCAATCAGCGAGCAACCGGCCGCGCGGGCACGGGAGGCGAAGCTCAGGGTGACTGCCGGGCCGGCGGCGAAGAACACCAGTTGCACCTTGCTGAAATCGAACTCATCGACTTCGCGCACGCGCACGTTCTTGCCGCGAAACGGTACCGAATGCCCGGCGGATTCGCTGCTGGCCAACAGGTGCAGGTTGGCGACCGGGAAGTCCCGCTCTTCGAGAATCTGCACGAGCGTTTCGCCGACGGTACCGGTGGCGCCGATCACGGCAATATCGAAGGACTGGCTCATGGTTCTACCTCTGGCGAAACGGGGGGAGCGGCACTTTACCGGGTGGGTGGCGTGCAGGCAATTTCTGCCGGGATTTGTAGTGGATGTTCCGGCCTCTTCGCGAGCAAGCCCGCTCCCACAGGGTAACCGCATTCCCATGTGGGAGCGGGCTTGCTCGCGAAGGCGGCCGATCAGGCAACCCATCAGCATCAGGTTGCCGCCCATAAAAAAACCCGCACCTCTTTCAAGGCACGGGTTCTTTCACAGCTTTAAACGATCAACGCTCAAGCAGGATCCGCAGCATGCGACGCAGCGGTTCGGCCGCGCCCCACAGCAGTTGGTCGCCAACGGTGAAAGCGCCGACGTACTGGGTGCCCATGTTCAGCTTGCGCAGACGGCCAACCGGTACGTTCAGGGTGCCGGTGACTTTCGTCGGGCTCAGTTCCTGAATGCTGGCTTCGCGGTTGTTCGGTACCAGCTTGACCCAAGGGTTGTGCTGGCTGATCAGCCCTTCGATATCAGCGATCGGCACGTCTTTGTTCAGCTTGATGGTCAGCGCCTGGCTGTGGCAACGCATGGCGCCGATGCGCACGCAGATGCCATCGACCGGGATCGGGCTCTTGAAGCGACCGAGGATCTTGTTGGTCTCGGCCTGGGCCTTCCACTCTTCGCGGCTCTGGCCGTTCGGCAGTTCCTTGTCGATCCACGGGATCAGGCTGCCGGCCAGCGGTACGCCGAAGTTTTCAGTCGGGTAAGCGTCGCTGCGCATGGCTTCGGCCACACGACGGTCGATGTCGAGGATCGCGCTGGCCGGGTCGGCCAGTTGATCGGCGACAGCGGCGTGGGTCGCGCCCATTTGCTTGATCAGTTCACGCATGTTCTGCGCGCCGGCACCGGAGGCCGCCTGATAAGTCATGGCGCTCATCCACTCGACCAGGCCGGCTTCGAACAGACCGCCCAGGCCCATCAGCATCAGGCTGACGGTGCAGTTGCCGCCGATGTAGTTCTTGGTGCCCGCGTCGAGCTGCTGGTCGATGACCTTGCGGTTCACCGGGTCCAGCA containing:
- the folC gene encoding bifunctional tetrahydrofolate synthase/dihydrofolate synthase, with protein sequence MTQRTLGEWLAYLEQLHPSAIDMGLERSQQVASRMGLGKPAPRVITVTGTNGKGSTCAFVASLLRAQGLSVGVYSSPHLLRYNERVQVNGVEASDVELCEAFAAVEAGRGETTLTYFEMGTLAAFWLFQQASLDAVVLEVGLGGRLDTVNVVDADIALVTSIGVDHADYLGDTRESVAFEKAGIFRQGAPALCGDLNPPQPLLDKARELACPFFLRGRDFDLGITNQNWQWRGLDAQGRVVELHDLPLLDLPMENAALALQAYLLLGLPWVDAQIIEALKATRIVGRLDRRQFEWQGKQLNVLLDVGHNPHAAEYLARRLASRPPVGKRLAVFGLLADKDLDGVVGELNASVQSWAVAPLDSPRARPVADLHAALQNLGASVTSYGSVAAALEGQCALATSDDEILLFGSFYCVAEALEWLARRSTEEAANGFAG
- the accD gene encoding acetyl-CoA carboxylase, carboxyltransferase subunit beta, which gives rise to MSNWLVDKLIPSIMRSEVKKSSVPEGLWHKCPSCEAVLYRPELEKTLDVCPKCNHHMRIGARARIDIFLDAEGRAELGADLEPVDRLKFRDGKKYKDRLTAAQKATGEKDALISMSGTLLGMPVVVSAFEFSFMGGSMGAIVGERFVRAANYALENKCPMICFAASGGARMQEALISLMQMAKTSAVLARLREEGIPFISVLTDPVYGGVSASLAMLGDVIVGEPKALIGFAGPRVIEQTVREKLPEGFQRSEFLLEHGAIDMIIHRQELRPRLGNLLAQMMGLPTPKFVAAPIEPIVVPPVPANI
- a CDS encoding M24 family metallopeptidase, with product MTATLKEAVGLAYSLDGMLHAKRKTWEAIEEMARRVKPGMLESEAQAMSLEVLNELGMDRIWHPSKIRFGENTLKTFKQRSDGDPVLAQNDIFFIDLGVVWDRHEGDSGATFTVGDDPEMKACAVAAKTLFDQVHDYWRTQQVAGPELYRYADEQATAMGWKLNLEIKGHRVSDFPHAIYRAGDLGNFEDCPNVGLWILEIQIAHPTRPFGAFYEDLLA
- a CDS encoding FimV/HubP family polar landmark protein, with translation MVQVRKLVLAIAAASALSSGMAHALGLGELTLKSTLNQPLVAEIELLDVKDLTAAEVVPSLASPEDFAKAGVDRQAFLNDLTFTPVLNASGKSILRVTSSKPLSEPMVKFLVQVMWPNGRLLRDYSVLLDPSKFSPQTADAAAQPAPSQAVTAPMTGATKPTTYTTTPRDTLWEIAAKARNGGSVQQTMLAIQALNPDAFINGNINLLKTGQVLRMPDQVQSTSLPQPKAIAEVAAQNTAWRQGRRYVAKPGTGQQQLDATKRGSADATPTQAAKDKLSLVSAESGKGRKGAAGDAKNLSNKLAVTQESLDTTRRDNAELKSRMTDLQSQLDKLQRLIELKNNQLAKLQAEGAAAPAAPAATAAAPSISAELTPAPAPAATPAEAAPTATAPVTPAPVVTAPEATTAPAETPVESTPAASDNQKFNDLLTNPILLGLVGGGAIVLLLLLLLLARRRKAQQEAEKHLRMARALAEEQEFSTEQDLPESSFEGLEVPPPAVTLTKPGAPVPPPAPAPVIAPVIVTPPIAAPLVSPAAERNDDVLSHAQSHINAGRLNQAAALLEDGIKQEPQRSDLRLKLMEVYGQQGDRDAFVAQERQLVANGDNFAQVEQLKSRFPAMALAAAGGIAAAAIAAELDAQYVKDLLLDEPEAPTPAAEDDLDSAFDLSLDDLENASPAVVAPTPAPEPLAELDEFPLDDDLSFESVLQQQTDIKENLDDLSDFDLDLDLGGDASPATLAEDDFLLDLDEGVKDLPPVDAPTVNEAALDDLELPADFDLSLADEMDVPEPKDAFAAELDDVNAELDRLSQTINEPTFTAEDAAASVADEPEFDFLSGTDEVATKLDLAQAYIDMGDNDGARDILNEVVTEGDAGQKSEAKEMLSRLA
- a CDS encoding phosphoribosylanthranilate isomerase gives rise to the protein MSAVRSKICGITRIEDALAAVEAGADAIGFVFYAKSPRAVTFQQARSIIKALPPFVTTVGLFVNVSRCELGEILDAVPLDLLQFHGDETAEECEGWHRPYIKALRVKAGDDIAAACDAFPSASGILLDAYVEGVPGGTGEAFDWSLIPQGLSKPIILAGGLNPENVAEAIARVRPYAVDVSGGVEASKGIKDHAKIRAFIKAIRDVTAG
- a CDS encoding aspartate-semialdehyde dehydrogenase — protein: MSQSFDIAVIGATGTVGETLVQILEERDFPVANLHLLASSESAGHSVPFRGKNVRVREVDEFDFSKVQLVFFAAGPAVTLSFASRARAAGCSLIDLSGALSADEAPQIVPEANAQVLAGLKKPFQVSSPSPSATTLAVVLAPLLDVIDLQWVNVTASLAVSAQGREAVTELARQTAELLNVRPLEPTFFDRQMAFNLLAQVGKPDEQGHTLLEKRLVRELRQVMALPLLKISATCIQAPVFFGDSFSVTLQSSSAVDLAKVNAALEDAPGIELVEAGDYPTPVGDAVGQDVVYVGRVRSGVDDLSELNLWLTSDNVRKGAALNAVQVAELLIKDLL
- the asd gene encoding aspartate-semialdehyde dehydrogenase, producing the protein MKRVGLIGWRGMVGSVLMQRMLEEQDFDLIEPVFFTTSNVGGQGPSVGKDIAPLKDAYSIEELKTLDVILTCQGGDYTSEVFPKLREAGWQGYWIDAASSLRMQDDAVIVLDPVNRKVIDQQLDAGTKNYIGGNCTVSLMLMGLGGLFEAGLVEWMSAMTYQAASGAGAQNMRELIKQMGATHAAVADQLADPASAILDIDRRVAEAMRSDAYPTENFGVPLAGSLIPWIDKELPNGQSREEWKAQAETNKILGRFKSPIPVDGICVRIGAMRCHSQALTIKLNKDVPIADIEGLISQHNPWVKLVPNNREASIQELSPTKVTGTLNVPVGRLRKLNMGTQYVGAFTVGDQLLWGAAEPLRRMLRILLER
- the truA gene encoding tRNA pseudouridine(38-40) synthase TruA, whose protein sequence is MAADGFFRVALGVEYKGSRYRGWQRQASGVLTVQETLENALSKVADSPVSLHCAGRTDAGVHACGQVVHFDTQVERSLKAWVMGANINLPHDVSVSWAQVMPAHFHARFKAIARRYRYVIYNDQIRPAHLNEEITWNHRPLDVERMAEAAQYLVGTHDFSAFRAGQCQAKSPIKELHHLRVTRHGKMIVLDIRASAFLHHMVRNIAGVLMTIGSGERPVEWMKEVLESRIRRSGGVTAHPYGLYLVQVEYRDEFQLPERYIGPHFLTGFAELDG